The DNA region ATTGAAAGAAGTATTGAAAACAAGATATATTAAATTGAGGATATTGTTCAATGTGTTGAATAAATGGTTTAATGCGTTAATGATATTAAAAGAAATCTTCTGAATAGTGTTTTATCTGTTGAATTTAGTTAACAAGGTTTTTTACGTTTTATATGAAGTTTAGAATTGATTGTATAATCCCTTCATTTTTTCTATAAATAAATTGAATAAAAGATATCCTCTTCTGAAAGAATTGAACAATCCCTTTTGGATTTTATATGAATTACTGAGCAGATGGAATAGTGTTCAGAAAGGAATAAGCGATAAATTGAATATTTGATACGGAGTATCCGGCATCCATACATTTCATATACATCTCGGTAAAATTTTACTTGTAAATTTGTTTAAATGAACTCCTCCATCATTACCTATCTTGATTGGCTGCTTGCTCCTTTTTATATCCTCGTTATTTATGTTATTGCCTCCATTATTAAAAAAAGGGGAATAAAAAAGAATCCTATTTATAAATATTTTTTATGGGGGCTTTATGCCAAGATTGGCGGAGCTATTGGTTTGTGTTTGATATATACTTATTATTATGAAGGTGGTGGAGATACATTGAATTATAATGATGATAGTTCTGCATTACTGAAATTACTATTTTATTCACCTGTTGATTTTTTCAATGCATGGCTATTGCCATTCTCAAAGGAAACCCCTTCTTATTTCACAAACGAAACCGGGTATCTCATTTTTTGGAATGATTCAAACGCATTCATGGTAGATCGACTTCTTGTACCAATTAAACTGTTAAGTTTTGACAGTTACCTTGTTTCATCCGTACTTATGGCAGTGGTTAGTTTCACGGGTGTGTGGAAATTATATGAAGTGTTTTGTGATTCTTATCCATTCCTGTACAAGTACTTTGCTGTTACTCTTCTTTTTGTTCCTTCCGTTTTGTTCTGGGGTTCAGGAATCCTGAAGGACTCATGGACGCTCGCTGCTGCAGGGTGGTACTGTTATGCGTTTTACAGAATTTTCATTAAAAGAGATAGAATTATATTCCCACTGACAGCACTTGCTATTTCAATATTCATTTTGATTACTATCAAACCCTATATTTTTGTGGGCTTGCTGCCAGGATCTATGCTGTGGATGGTTTGGAACCGTTTGAGCAAAATAAAAAATCTGGCAGTCAGGATTTTTGCTGCCCCTGTGATTGCTGCTGTGGGAGTTGCGATAGGTGTTGGAATCTGGATGGTCACGAGTTCTAATCTTGGAACATACAGTACCATGGACAGTATGATAGAAAAAGCGCAAATCGCTTCTTTAGATTTAAAACAGGATTATTACCATGGAAATTCTTTTGACCTTGGAGATTACGACCCCACACTCTCCGGTGTGTTTTCAAAATTTCCTATTGCGACAGTTACAGGATTATTCAGGCCATTTTTGTGGGAAACAAAAAACATAGTGATGGTTTTATCAGGGATAGAGAATCTTATTATTTTGGGATTCACTTTTTTTGTTCTGCTCAGAAAACCAGTGAAAGCATTGAGCAATCTTGTTACTATTCCACTTGTTCTTTTCTGCTTAATATTTGCTGTGTTCTTTGCTTTTTCTGTTGCTATCTCCACTTCAAATTTCGGGGCATTGGTGCGGCTGAGAATACCGATGATTCCATTTTTATTGAGCGGGCTGATGATTGTAAATTACGGGAAAGCATATATAACTACGCATAAATCTCTTGATAAATTTTCTCCGCAACCTCAAACCCTCTGAATCTTTTTGCAATATTTCTGATTTCTTCTTTCTTTTTTTGCAAGGAAGGTGAATTTAATATTGCATCTATTTTTTTTACTGCAGCAAGATAATTTTCTTTATCGAAATTATACAACACAGCTCCAATATCGTTTTCTTCAATAATGCTGGAATCATCTGAAATGTTTTTTGTAATTACAACAGGCAATCCCATTGCCCAATATTCTCCATCCTTTAGTGAGGTGCAATATTGTTTACTTGGAACCGGCTTTACAGGATTTAAGGCAAAATCAGCCAAGCCGAGATAAACCGGCATTTGTTCATATTCTATCGATTCTATAATACAAATATCTTTTGGAATTTTTTTTTGCTTCAAATAGATTTCTATTTCACTTTTAGAAATAGTATTAGGCAATAGTATTATTCTGAATTTGTCTTTCCAATAATTACAACACACAGAGAAGAAGTCAAAAATTTCTTCCTGAAGATAGATCCCGCCTATTTTGCCGGCATAAACACAAATAATATTGTCATTGTTTAAATTATATTTATTTAATAGTTCTTTATTTTTTGAGTATTTAAATGCAAACAAATCAAGGTCTATACAAGCCGGTTTTGAATAAAATTTATTCAGTGCTGCATTATATTTTTTTAAAGCATAAGATTTCATAGATGCAGTTGCGGCAATAACTGCAAAAGCCCGTTTGGTTTGAAGCTTTTCAAACAGAAAAAGTATTTTGTATGGCAGTCCATTTTTTTTCCATGTTCCGTTTTCTACCATAGATTCAGCGTGCGGTTCATAGCTGTCAATGATTAATTTCTTTCCTGTGAATATTGATAAAATATATCCTATCATGCCTGCGGGAGTGCCCATACAATGAATGGCGCTTACTTTTTTAAATACAATCAGGCACCATAGAGAAATAATTATTCTAATCCATTGAAAAGAGGCCAATATCCCGAATGAGTAATAATGAAATGGCACCCATTGTATTTGTTCATCTCCTTTTTCATTTATTTGATTGTTATTCCTTTCTAATGTTAGAAGGTATATTTTACTATTTACCGGAAGATTGTTTTTTATAATTTTTAAGTAGGGAAGAGTGTACGCCTGAACCAGCGCATCGTTATAACTCCAGTAAGTAAGAACTAAAATATTCGACATTTACATAGGTGCTGAATAGGAGGAATTACTTTGAAGCGTATTTAATTGTTCAACAGTATCTACCGTGAACCATTTTGATGGGTAAATATCAGAACAGTATAATTGTTTTTGTTCAATAAGGTATTTCCATAATAAATTAAAATCTTCCACAGGAGATATTGATGAATTAATTTTTGCAGGGTTTATAATTTGAATGCCTGAACAATAAATATCAGATGTTTTTAAGCGACTCAATTCATGCACAACATTTTTATTATGAAAAATATAATCGCCATCAAGTCCTTCAACAGGTTTTACGGGAATCACCATGCAGGCAGGTTCGCCATGATGAAAATAATTTTTAGTTAATAAGTCAATGTCTAATTCTACGACATTATCACAGGTCAATACAATTACCGGTTCATTAATAAATTTTAATAATGTATTGTAAATCCACCAGCAATTACCTTTCCCTTCAGTATTAAAAATGCTTGAAACATTATGTTCGATTACGTGCTTTGCCAATAAAGCTTTTTGATATCCAACGGTGATATGAACATTTGGAATGTGGAGTTTTAATTTTTCTATGCCATTTGCAATGAGAGTTGAGCCATCATAGTTTGCCATGGCTTTCGGAAGCTTTTTTGTAAGGGGCATCATTCGCTGTCCTCTGCCGGCAGCAATAATTACTGCATGGTTAATGTTTTGCATGCTAGTTTTCTTCTAAGGGTGGGAAATTAATAATATTAGTTATTTCCTCTTTTGTTAATTTGTCTGTATTCGCTGAAGAAAGTCCGAAAGCAATAGGTTTTTTTACCTTATGGTTAAAAGAAATCAGATAATGAGTTATGTTATTATACATTACTTCTTCAGTATAAGGCAATTCAAGTTCACCTATTAAAAATTCATCATCACGCTCACCCGGTCTTCCTTCTATTTTTTCATATCTGCCGCCATTTAATTCAGTCCATAGTTTTAAAATATCTTCTATCTGCGCAGCTTTCATTTTTCTTGACAGCACTTTTCCTTTTACATCTTGAATTTTGTTAAGCGATGTTAAAACTAAATTTACAGCTTCATCTACAGTAAAAAAGAATCTTCGCATTTCAGGACCTGTTGTGCCAATTACTCCGGTTTCTTCATGCATCTTTTTCCATATTGGAAGAACAGAACCAGTTGACCATGCCACATTCCCATAGCGTACACAAGCAAATTTGGTAGAAGATTTCTCATTCATGGAGCAAAAGAGTCGTTCCATTAAAGCTTTTGTTAATCCGTAAGTATTGCGAACCGGGGGAGATGCTTTGTCTGTGGAAATTCCAATAACAACTTCTACATTTTTATCAACAGCAACTCTAGCAATATTTTGACTTCCGATAACATTAACATCAACACATTCCATAGGAAATATTTCAGACAAGTCAACAAATTTAGTGGCGGCAGCATGAATGATTATTTGAGGTTTATATTCGTTTACAACATCCCTTACTGCCTCTATGTTTGTTACATCAAGTGGAGTTACATGACATCCGGAGAATTTTTGCGCAAATAGATTTTGCTTATTATTTCTGCCCGAAAGAATTACTTTATAATTATTTTTAAGAGCCAAACCTAATCTTCTTCCTAAAAAGCCGGTGCCTCCGGTTATTAAAATTGTTTTCATTAATTATAATTAGTTTATAAATAACAATAGTAGGTATTTTTATGTACTTCGCATTAAGGTTACTCATTTCTTTCGGGCAACAATGATATTATTGATGAAAATATCCTTATTAACCGGTAAAATAAAGGAGAAGAATAGTTCAACAAGGGTTAAGGGGAAAATAATAAGTAGAGTAAAAAAGAATTTAATGAGTTTTATATTGGGCATTGCTGTAAATAAATAATCATTGAATAATTGTGCTACTACCAGCAAGTAGTTGCCTTTTTTTTCCTGAACAATAATTTCAAATCCATTTTTTTTCAATAAATATTTAATTCCAAAAGAAGTATAGCGTACGCTGTCATTGGGCTTTTCATTTTCCTTCCATACAAAAGGAACGGTAAGTAAAAAACAGCCATTCTTTTTGAGTACCCGGTTTAATTCAGGAATTATTTCTTCCACATTAAAAATATGGGTCAACGCCTCGGAACTAAATAGTGAATCAAAATATTCATCATCGAAAGGAATCTTTTTTCCATCATAAAATTTATCAACAAAAGAAATATCATTGTTGTGTGCAGAGTTCTTTATTTCAA from Bacteroidota bacterium includes:
- a CDS encoding NTP transferase domain-containing protein; this encodes MQNINHAVIIAAGRGQRMMPLTKKLPKAMANYDGSTLIANGIEKLKLHIPNVHITVGYQKALLAKHVIEHNVSSIFNTEGKGNCWWIYNTLLKFINEPVIVLTCDNVVELDIDLLTKNYFHHGEPACMVIPVKPVEGLDGDYIFHNKNVVHELSRLKTSDIYCSGIQIINPAKINSSISPVEDFNLLWKYLIEQKQLYCSDIYPSKWFTVDTVEQLNTLQSNSSYSAPM
- a CDS encoding polysaccharide biosynthesis protein; translated protein: MKTILITGGTGFLGRRLGLALKNNYKVILSGRNNKQNLFAQKFSGCHVTPLDVTNIEAVRDVVNEYKPQIIIHAAATKFVDLSEIFPMECVDVNVIGSQNIARVAVDKNVEVVIGISTDKASPPVRNTYGLTKALMERLFCSMNEKSSTKFACVRYGNVAWSTGSVLPIWKKMHEETGVIGTTGPEMRRFFFTVDEAVNLVLTSLNKIQDVKGKVLSRKMKAAQIEDILKLWTELNGGRYEKIEGRPGERDDEFLIGELELPYTEEVMYNNITHYLISFNHKVKKPIAFGLSSANTDKLTKEEITNIINFPPLEEN
- a CDS encoding class I SAM-dependent methyltransferase; this translates as MKLIDSLKKYYRRQVFIPAWYSIVINSNYIISRGISSGIKKNAHYMVGTMLDFGCGTKPYHSLFNVKHHIGVEIKNSAHNNDISFVDKFYDGKKIPFDDEYFDSLFSSEALTHIFNVEEIIPELNRVLKKNGCFLLTVPFVWKENEKPNDSVRYTSFGIKYLLKKNGFEIIVQEKKGNYLLVVAQLFNDYLFTAMPNIKLIKFFFTLLIIFPLTLVELFFSFILPVNKDIFINNIIVARKK